In a single window of the Rhopalosiphum padi isolate XX-2018 chromosome 1, ASM2088224v1, whole genome shotgun sequence genome:
- the LOC132931985 gene encoding inhibitor of growth protein 4-like, translating to MASAPYLDQYLGSLKNLPIELQRNMALMRDLEKRAQEEMREIDRLADYFMKNVHLYKRNKKNEAMMQRKYDKVKELNDDKVKLSILTYEMVDEHIKELDPNIARFESEIQDRAIDAKKKAEEVKRGRNKNRSSEIWIKIENDEDAARYDIPIKQQPKKGLSKTSSAASSKTSSASVVSNPKNPTKSVASAAVETAPLTGTLVSAGAVHSPEVFDMPVDPNEPTYCLCNQVSYGKMVGCDNPDCPIEWFHFECVKLTTKPKGKWFCSKCLKNKKKK from the exons atggcaTCAGCACCGTACCTTGATCAGTATCTTGGAT CTTTGAAGAATCTTCCTATTGAGTTGCAACGAAACATGGCTTTGATGCGAGACCTCGAAAAGAGAGCTCAGGAAGAGATGCGAGAAATTGACAGACTGGCAGACTACTTTATGAAGAATGTCCATCTCTACaagcgaaataaaaaaaatgaagctATGATGCAACGTAAATATGACAAAGTAAAAGAACTAAACGATGACAAAGTTAAATTGTCTATTCTAACTTATGAAATG GTGGACGAACATATTAAGGAATTGGATCCAAACATAGCTCGCTTTGAATCCGAAATTCAAGATAGAGCCATTGATGCTAAAAAAAAAGCAGAGGAAGTAAAAC GTGGACGCAACAAGAATAGAAGCAGTGAAATTTGGATAAAGATTGAAAATGATGAAGATGCAGCTCGTTACGATATACCGATAAAGCAACAACCTAAAAAAG GACTTTCAAAAACGTCAAGTGCGGCATCGAGCAAAACATCTTCGGCCAGTGTTGTCAGTAATCCGAAAAACCCTACAAAAAGTGTAGCCAGTGCTGCAGTAGAGACTGCCCCCCTTACTGGAACATTAGTTAGTGCTGGAGCTGTACACTCGCCTGAAGTATTTGACATGCCTGTTGATCCAAATGAACCAACATACTGTTTGTGCAACCAAGTTTCCTATGGTAAAATGGTTGGCTGTGATAATCCCGAT tgtccTATTGAATGGTTTCACTTTGAATGTGTCAAATTAACTACCAAGCCCAAGGGAAAATGGTtttgttcaaaatgtttaaaaaataagaagaaaaaataa